One region of Thunnus albacares chromosome 20, fThuAlb1.1, whole genome shotgun sequence genomic DNA includes:
- the dhx32a gene encoding DEAD/H (Asp-Glu-Ala-Asp/His) box polypeptide 32a isoform X1, which yields MSEENNSAEPDIYPESEECPGEDALVFGDELELNQFDGLPFSSRYYKLLKERKTLPVWKVRCEFEDALVNNQLVVVSGTAKTGRSTQIPQWCAEFCLSAQYQHGMVVCTQTNRQQAVDLALRVADEMDVNIGHEVGYTITLETCCSSDTVLRYCTDDMLLREMMSDPFLEHYGVIIIDQAHERTVSTDILLGLLKDILLQRPELRVVVLAVPPMTDKLLSHYVSVPLISLEASCSAEVVHSNSGNKDYFYSALRLVLEIHRTKEDGDIVVFFASAEEVHCALSILQRECTRLGAELGQMVPVVLCPGQGGLLPSLTEQPGSRGSRRVFLSTQQGEDMWWAAESVNFVIDTGVQKKMVYNPRIRANSEVLRTISQFQADVRKQISGPTGKCFCLYPEDSQLPAERSPQILESNITSTVLFLKRMEIGGLGQCDFIDRPDPEGLMQALEELDYLAALDDDGNLSEIGIIMSEIPLDPQMAKALLASCEFDCVSEMLTIAAMLSAPSCFLEPPAGMTHEAVQCHRKFQHPEGDHFTLINIYNAFKQSQREQYFSAEKWCQDYYLDHSALKTAEAIRSELTDTLNRIELPISEPSFGTKTNTHNIKRALLAGFFMQIARDVDGSGNYFILTHKHMAQVHPLSSYGAQSHKLGLPEWVVFHEYTLSENNCMRTVSEISAQVFIQMAPLYFFYNLPPSESKNILQDMLDPDRSRNCKEQRAATDSSDANSSCAAVPQTYDRCVIQ from the exons ATGTCGGAGGAAAATAATTCAGCGGAGCCAGACATTTACCCTGAAAGTGAAGAATGTCCTGGGGAAGATGCACTTGTCTTTGGAGATGAGTTGGAGTTAAATCAGTTCGACGGATTGCCCTTTTCCTCACGTTATTACAAATTACTAAAAGAGAGGAAGACTCTGCCGGTCTGGAAGGTCAGGTGCGAATTTGAGGATGCTCTGGTAAACAACCAACTGGTTGTTGTGTCTGGGACAGCAAAGACTGGGAGGAGTACACAA ATCCCACAGTGGTGTGCAGAGTTCTGCCTGTCTGCCCAGTACCAGCACGGCATGGTAGTGTGCACACAGACCAACAGGCAGCAGGCTGTAGACCTGGCCTTACGTGTGGCTGATGAAATGGACGTCAACATAGGCCATGAAGTGGGTTACACCATCACTCTGGAGACGTGCTGCTCCTCCGACACTGTTCTGAG GTACTGCACTGACGACATGCTGCTGAGAGAGATGATGTCAGACCCTTTTCTGGAACACTACGGGGTCATTATTATCGACCAGGCCCACGAGAGGACAGTTAGCACAGACATACTGTTGGGTCTCCTGAAGGACATCCTGCTGCAGAGGCCTGAGCTCAGAGTGGTGGTCCTCGCCGTCCCGCCCATGACTGATAAGCTGCTGAGCCACTACGTCAGCGTTCCGCTCATCAGTCTGGAGGCCTCATGTTCTGCTGAGGTGGTCCACAGCAACAGCGGCAACAAGGACTACTTCTACTCAGCACTGAGACTGGTGCTGGAGATCCATCGTACCAAAGAGGATGGAGATATTGTTGTGTTCTTTGCCTCAGCTGAG GAGGTTCATTGTGCCCTCAGCATCCTCCAGAGAGAGTGCACCAGGCTGGGAGCAGAGCTTGGCCAGATGGTGCCTGTGGTCCTGTGCCCAGGCCAGGGAGGGCTGCTGCCTAGCTTGACCGAGCAACCAGGCTCCAGGGGGTCAAGGAGGGTTTTCCTCTCTACCCAACAGGGGGAGGATATGTGGTGGGCGGCAGAGTCTGTTAACTTTGTCATCGACACAGGAGTCCAGAAAAAAATG GTGTACAATCCAAGAATAAGAGCCAACTCAGAGGTGCTGAGGACCATTAGTCAATTCCAGGCAGATGTACGCAAGCAGATCTCTGGACCAACAG GTAAATGCTTCTGCCTATATCCAGAGGACAGCCAGCTTCCTGCAGAGAGATCCCCACAGATTTTGGAGTCCAACATTACATCAACAGTCCTTTTCCTAAAAAGGATGGAGATAGGTGGCCTCGGACAGTGTGATTTCATTGACAGACCAG ATCCAGAGGGTCTCATGCAGGCCTTGGAGGAGCTGGATTACCTCGCAGCTTTAGATGACGATGGCAATTTGTCTGAGATAGGGATCATAATGTCTGAAATCCCTCTGGACCCTCAGATGGCCAAAGCTCTGCTAGCGTCCTGCGAATTTGATTGCGTGAGTGAGATGTTGACGATCGCAGCGATGCTATCAG CGCCAAGCTGCTTCCTGGAGCCACCTGCTGGTATGACACATGAGGCAGTCCAGTGTCACAGAAAATTCCAGCACCCTGAAGGCGATCACTTCACCCTCATTAACATCTACAATGCCTTCAAACAAAGTCAGAGAGAACAAT ACTTCAGTGCTGAAAAGTGGTGCCAGGACTACTACCTAGATCATTCTGCCCTGAAGACAGCTGAGGCCATTAGATCAGAGTTGACTGACACCCTGAACAGGATTGAGCTCCCCATCTCCGAACCGTCCTTTGGAACCAAGACCAACACCCACAACATCAAAAGAGCTCTCCTGGCTGGGTTCTTCATGCAG ATTGCTCGAGATGTGGACGGATCAGGAAATTACTTCATTctgacacacaagcacatggCCCAGGTGCACCCGCTCTCCAGCTACGGGGCCCAGTCTCACAAGCTGGGACTGCCAGAGTGGGTTGTTTTCCACGAGTACACGCTGTCAGAGAACAACTGCATGAGAACAGTCTCTGAAATTTCCGCTCAAGT GTTCATTCAAATGGCACCGCTGTATTTCTTCTACAATCTGCCCCCTagtgaaagcaaaaacataCTGCAAGACATGCTGGATCCAGACAGATCAAGAAATTGTAAAGAACAAAGAGCTGCGACTGACAGCAGTGATGCCAACAGCAGCTGTGCAGCAGTGCCGCAGACTTATGACAGATGTGTGATTCAATGA
- the dhx32a gene encoding DEAD/H (Asp-Glu-Ala-Asp/His) box polypeptide 32a isoform X2, with protein MVVCTQTNRQQAVDLALRVADEMDVNIGHEVGYTITLETCCSSDTVLRYCTDDMLLREMMSDPFLEHYGVIIIDQAHERTVSTDILLGLLKDILLQRPELRVVVLAVPPMTDKLLSHYVSVPLISLEASCSAEVVHSNSGNKDYFYSALRLVLEIHRTKEDGDIVVFFASAEEVHCALSILQRECTRLGAELGQMVPVVLCPGQGGLLPSLTEQPGSRGSRRVFLSTQQGEDMWWAAESVNFVIDTGVQKKMVYNPRIRANSEVLRTISQFQADVRKQISGPTGKCFCLYPEDSQLPAERSPQILESNITSTVLFLKRMEIGGLGQCDFIDRPDPEGLMQALEELDYLAALDDDGNLSEIGIIMSEIPLDPQMAKALLASCEFDCVSEMLTIAAMLSAPSCFLEPPAGMTHEAVQCHRKFQHPEGDHFTLINIYNAFKQSQREQYFSAEKWCQDYYLDHSALKTAEAIRSELTDTLNRIELPISEPSFGTKTNTHNIKRALLAGFFMQIARDVDGSGNYFILTHKHMAQVHPLSSYGAQSHKLGLPEWVVFHEYTLSENNCMRTVSEISAQVFIQMAPLYFFYNLPPSESKNILQDMLDPDRSRNCKEQRAATDSSDANSSCAAVPQTYDRCVIQ; from the exons ATGGTAGTGTGCACACAGACCAACAGGCAGCAGGCTGTAGACCTGGCCTTACGTGTGGCTGATGAAATGGACGTCAACATAGGCCATGAAGTGGGTTACACCATCACTCTGGAGACGTGCTGCTCCTCCGACACTGTTCTGAG GTACTGCACTGACGACATGCTGCTGAGAGAGATGATGTCAGACCCTTTTCTGGAACACTACGGGGTCATTATTATCGACCAGGCCCACGAGAGGACAGTTAGCACAGACATACTGTTGGGTCTCCTGAAGGACATCCTGCTGCAGAGGCCTGAGCTCAGAGTGGTGGTCCTCGCCGTCCCGCCCATGACTGATAAGCTGCTGAGCCACTACGTCAGCGTTCCGCTCATCAGTCTGGAGGCCTCATGTTCTGCTGAGGTGGTCCACAGCAACAGCGGCAACAAGGACTACTTCTACTCAGCACTGAGACTGGTGCTGGAGATCCATCGTACCAAAGAGGATGGAGATATTGTTGTGTTCTTTGCCTCAGCTGAG GAGGTTCATTGTGCCCTCAGCATCCTCCAGAGAGAGTGCACCAGGCTGGGAGCAGAGCTTGGCCAGATGGTGCCTGTGGTCCTGTGCCCAGGCCAGGGAGGGCTGCTGCCTAGCTTGACCGAGCAACCAGGCTCCAGGGGGTCAAGGAGGGTTTTCCTCTCTACCCAACAGGGGGAGGATATGTGGTGGGCGGCAGAGTCTGTTAACTTTGTCATCGACACAGGAGTCCAGAAAAAAATG GTGTACAATCCAAGAATAAGAGCCAACTCAGAGGTGCTGAGGACCATTAGTCAATTCCAGGCAGATGTACGCAAGCAGATCTCTGGACCAACAG GTAAATGCTTCTGCCTATATCCAGAGGACAGCCAGCTTCCTGCAGAGAGATCCCCACAGATTTTGGAGTCCAACATTACATCAACAGTCCTTTTCCTAAAAAGGATGGAGATAGGTGGCCTCGGACAGTGTGATTTCATTGACAGACCAG ATCCAGAGGGTCTCATGCAGGCCTTGGAGGAGCTGGATTACCTCGCAGCTTTAGATGACGATGGCAATTTGTCTGAGATAGGGATCATAATGTCTGAAATCCCTCTGGACCCTCAGATGGCCAAAGCTCTGCTAGCGTCCTGCGAATTTGATTGCGTGAGTGAGATGTTGACGATCGCAGCGATGCTATCAG CGCCAAGCTGCTTCCTGGAGCCACCTGCTGGTATGACACATGAGGCAGTCCAGTGTCACAGAAAATTCCAGCACCCTGAAGGCGATCACTTCACCCTCATTAACATCTACAATGCCTTCAAACAAAGTCAGAGAGAACAAT ACTTCAGTGCTGAAAAGTGGTGCCAGGACTACTACCTAGATCATTCTGCCCTGAAGACAGCTGAGGCCATTAGATCAGAGTTGACTGACACCCTGAACAGGATTGAGCTCCCCATCTCCGAACCGTCCTTTGGAACCAAGACCAACACCCACAACATCAAAAGAGCTCTCCTGGCTGGGTTCTTCATGCAG ATTGCTCGAGATGTGGACGGATCAGGAAATTACTTCATTctgacacacaagcacatggCCCAGGTGCACCCGCTCTCCAGCTACGGGGCCCAGTCTCACAAGCTGGGACTGCCAGAGTGGGTTGTTTTCCACGAGTACACGCTGTCAGAGAACAACTGCATGAGAACAGTCTCTGAAATTTCCGCTCAAGT GTTCATTCAAATGGCACCGCTGTATTTCTTCTACAATCTGCCCCCTagtgaaagcaaaaacataCTGCAAGACATGCTGGATCCAGACAGATCAAGAAATTGTAAAGAACAAAGAGCTGCGACTGACAGCAGTGATGCCAACAGCAGCTGTGCAGCAGTGCCGCAGACTTATGACAGATGTGTGATTCAATGA
- the uros gene encoding uroporphyrinogen-III synthase, protein MHVLLLKEPRDGDSGPDPYIKELESHGHKATLIPVLSFKFVSLNTLTDKLFQPEKHGGLIFTSPRAVEAVKMCLEAEDRREEWNSSAKDKWNSKSIYVVGKATAALVRNLGLNPLGEDTGTAEVLSRVIIEREDTNIPPLFFPCGSIKREVLPTALRENGVPLETLTVYQTTEHPDLEKNLKNYFTEQGAPASIAFFSPSGVKFCLKVVRKLSGEQLSQIKFAAIGPTTQDAMTAEGLCVSCAAEKPTAEHLAAAIAKALQ, encoded by the exons ATGCACGTACTGCTTCTCAAAGAGCCAAGAGATGGCGATTCTGGACCAGATCCTTACATCAAG GAGTTGGAATCACATGGTCATAAAGCAACCTTAATTCCTGTGCTGTCTTTTAAATTTGTCTCATTAAACACCTTGACAGATAAG CTTTTCCAGCCAGAAAAACACGGAGGTCTCATATTTACCAGTCCAAGAGCAGTGGAAGCTGTGAAGATGTGCTTAGAAGCAGAAGACAGAAGGGAAG AGTGGAATAGCTCAGCGAAAGACAAATGGAACAGCAAGTCCATCTATGTGGTTGGGAAGGCAACTGCTGCATTAG TACGAAATCTTGGTCTGAACCCTTTGGGCGAGGACACGGGGACAGCAGAGGTGTTATCACGTGTTATTATTGAAC GAGAGGACACAAATATCCCcccactttttttcccctgtggCTCAATCAAAAGAGAAGTCTTGCCCACGGCTTTAAGGGAAAATG GAGTTCCCCTTGAGACGCTGACTGTCTATCAAACAACTGAACATCCAGACCTGGAGAAAAATCTAAAGAACTACTTCACAGAGCAG GGCGCTCCAGCCAGCATAGCTTTCTTCAGTCCATCAGGAGTGAAGTTTTGTCTAAAAGTGGTGCGGAAGCTGTCAGGTGAACAGCTGAGTCAAATCAAG tttGCAGCCATTGGTCCTACTACACAAGACGCTATGACAGCAGAGGGCCTGTGTGTCAGCTGTGCTGCAGAGAAGCCAACAGCTGAACACCTGGCAGCAGCGATAGCCAAAGCTCTACAGTAA
- the LOC122970832 gene encoding protein BCCIP homolog, giving the protein MFASMASSAKRRAVGLGENPEESDNSSDLNPEDDDDSGEDDSEASEEEINEEVMVDFEAHNISGNDFNGIKKLLQQLFLKAHVNTSEMTDLIIQQNHMGSVIRQAEVPEDSDDDDPDEVFGFITMLNLTERKGVQCVEEVKELIMDQCEKSSSHSAMEQLEQILNDTSKPVGLLLSERFINVPPQIALPLHKQLQEEIAEAQRTNKPSGRCHYCLMISKTCKEATKSIPARGPPKEEYMFVNAEEEFFYEQAIMKFHYSVQDDADSCLSGRWSFDDVPMKPFRTVMLIPADRMPAIMDKLKEYLTV; this is encoded by the exons ATGTTTGCAAGCATGGCTTCATCTGCTAAGAGGCGAGCCGTAGGTTTGGGTGAAAATCCCGAGGAAAGTGACAACAGCTCCGATTTAAACCCGGAGGATGATGACGATTCTGGGGAGGACGACAGCGAGGCATCAGAAGAGGAGATAAATGAg GAGGTAATGGTGGACTTCGAAGCCCACAACATTTCTGGCAATGACTTCAATGGCATCAAGAAACTCTTACAACAG ctcTTTCTGAAGGCTCATGTAAATACATCAGAGATGACAGATCTCATCATTCAGCAGAATCATATGGGAAGCGTCATCAGG CAAGCTGAGGTGCCAGAGGACAGCGATGATGACGATCCAGATGAAGTGTTTGGCTTCATCACTATGCTCAACCTTACAGAGAGAAAG GGTGTGCAGTGtgtggaggaggtgaaggagctGATCATGGATCAGTGTGAGAAAAGCTCGTCTCACAGCGCGATGGAACAGCTGGAGCAGATCCTTAATGACACCAGCAAGCCTGTAGGGTTACTGCTGAGTGAGCGCTTCATCAACGTACCTCCACAGATCGCCCTTCCACTGCACAAACAGCTCCA GGAAGAAATCGCTGAAGCTCAGAGGACGAATAAGCCGAGTGGGAGATGCCACTACTGTCTGATGATCAGCAAGACCTGCAAAGAGGCAACCAAGAGTATTCCAGCCAGAGGACCTCCCAAAGAGGAATACATGTTTGTCAATGCAGAGGAGGAATTCTTCTACGAG CAAGCCATCATGAAGTTCCACTACTCGGTCCAGGATGACGCAGACTCCTGTTTGAGTGGAAGGTGGTCGTTCGACGACGTACCCATGAAGCCTTTCAGGACAGTGATGCTGATCCCAGCAGACAGAATGCCTGCCATTATGGACAAACTGAAAGAATACCTAACTGTGTGA